The Methylomonas montana DNA window GAAAATGCCAACGATGCCGCCGCAGCCCCTAAAAGAGAGGCCGCAGGCCAGGAACGCAGCCGCCGCAGCCGTAGTCGTAGGCGCGGACCGCGCAACGGCGGCGAGAAACGCCCCGAGCAAAATGCCGGCGGCGAAGTAACCGAGAACCAGGGCGGCGAACCACGCACGGCACCGACCTTCTCCGAAGGTGAGACTGGCGGCGGCCAACCACGCTCTTATGATAGAGATTTCGCCGAGCGTAGTAGCAACCGCAACACCGAATCGCCTCAAGAATCTATCAGCCGTAGCGCTAGCGAAGACTGATTAAAAAAGCCGGGCAACAGCTAACAAACTGTTGCCCGGCTATCTCAAATCACCGGCATCGCCGGCGCCTAATCGATAAACCGTCTCGTCAAATCCGCATAAGCGTCTATCCTGCGATCGCGTAGAAACGGCCAGATCCGTCTGACATCCTCGCTGCGCTGCGGATCGAGATTGGCAAATAACAACCCATCCTGATTTTCGTCGGCGCTAGTCAATATCTCGCCTTGCGGCCCGGCGATAAAACTGTTGCCCCAGAATTGAATACCTGGCGTTTGATCCGGCGCTGCTTCGAAACCGATGCGATTGCAGGAAATTACCGGGATGCCGTTCGCTACTGCATGCGCCCGCTGCGCGGTAATCCAGGCATCCAATTGACGCAGTTTCTCGGCGGCTTCGTCTTCCGGGTTCCAGCCAATTGCAGTGGGATAAATCAATAGATCCGCACCCGCTAGCGCCATCAAGCGCGCCGCTTCCGGATACCATTGATCCCAACAAACCAATACACCCAACTTGCCTATCGAGGTTTCGATAGGCGTAAAGCCCAGGTCGCCAGGTGTAAAATAAAACTTTTCGTAAAAACCCGGATCGTCGGGGATGTGCATTTTCCGAAAGGTACCGGCGACGCTACCGTCCTTGTCGAACACCACGGCGGTGTTGTGACACAAACCCGGCGCCCTTTTTTCGAAAATCGTCGAAACGATCACCACCTTATTGGCCTTGGCCACTTCGGCCAGCGTTTCACTGGTAGGACCAGGAATCGGCTGCGCCAAATCAAAGCACGCAGTGTCTTCGCTTTGGCAAAAATAATGATCCAGATGCAACTCAGGCAACACCACCAAATCGGCATTTTGTCTGGCGGCGTTTTCGATTTGGCTGATCGAATAAGCCAGATTGGTTTCCCGGCCACGATTGCAGGGCTGCTGCACGGCGCAGGCGATAATCGATTTTTTCATGGGCAGATCGGTTTTTAAAGGCAATATGGGGTGCAATAACGGCAGCGTATTGCACCGGGTTGATCAGACGAAAACTTAGAAATTCAATTTAACGAATGCCGGCACCTGCATGCTCGCGCAATGCAAACTACCGTATTGATGCACCAGCGGCCGACACGGGGTGGCGATGATTTCATGATTAGGGAAGCAATTTTTCAGCCGTTCCAGCGCCACCGCATCCATCGCATCGTCGTAAACCGGCACCAATACCGCGCCGTTGATAATCAGGAAATTCGAGTAATTGGCTGGCAATTGCTGGCCTTGTTCGTCAAAAATCGGTTTCGGCAAGGGCAGTGCCACCAAGCGATAAGCATCGCCATTTGCGGTTTTGAAGGTTCTTAACTGCGCTTCCATGTTTTTCAGACTTTGGAAATGCGGGTCTTCGCTATCTTCGCAAGCCGTGTAAGCAATGGTATTGGCATCGCAAAACCGCGCCAGCGTGTCGATGTGCGCATCGGTATCATCGCCAGCTAGGTTGCTTTGCTCGACCCATAAAATCCGCTTCGCGCCTAAATAGTTTTGCAACTGGCCGGCAATCGCCGCTTCCGATAAATCAGAATTGCGGTTCGGATTGAGCAGACAGTTTTTGGTGGTCATCACGGTACCTTGCCCGTCCGACTCCACGCTGCCGCCTTCCAACACTAGATCCAGCGTTGCGGTAGGATGGCCCTTGAAAATCGGATGCGCAAACAGCGCCAGATTCAAGGCATCGTCGGCCGCATGCGGATATTTCTTGCCCCAGCCATTGAAACGAAAATTAAGCAGCTGCACGCTGGCTTTGGGATGTTGCCACTCCATCGTCAAAAACACCGTATCCCGCAGCCAAATATCGTTGTAATCGGCCTGCACCATATGAATTTTTTCGTTGTGGCCCAGTTGAGTCTGAATATGCTGATGATGCTCGCCGTCCTTGCAGATAATCACCAAGGGCTGAAAACGGCTGATGGTGGTAGCAATGAAATGGTAGGTGTCTTCGACGGCAGACAGATTGGTAAAATCGCCGCTATGATGCGGCCAAGCGATAATAACGGCTGATTGTGTTTCCCATTCTGCTGGAAAGCGAATCATGAAGTACTCCCTGGATAATGTGGCTTTGAGAAATAATGCCTTATTGTATCAATGCTGACCCGTTAAGGCCTATTCCACGGAATTTTATATGTTATTAACGGGGAATGATTGTGGGGAAACAAAGGCGCGACGGGTTGATCGCTAACCGCTCGATGAAGGCGGGGAAATTGGCTAAATCGGTACCTGATGGCGAGCCCGCCGGCAGGGGATTCCACAGCCTAAACTGTAGTCTCCAACCCGCCAGCCTACCGCCGATGCCGTTGACGAGGTCAGACTCAAGGTCTGTAGTCAGTCAGAAATCCCGAAATTTACCGTGAGGCCGCACTAACTAAGACATCTGCCATCATTTCAGCCAATTGTGAACAAAATACGAAACCACGATTGCTCGAGGGATTCGACGCCACTATGCACTAATTTGAATCTTTCCGTACCCGCTCTTTACGTGGTAATTGCCTCTAACGTTCAATCCTCAGACAGGACACGCGTTGCCGCT harbors:
- a CDS encoding agmatine deiminase family protein, encoding MIRFPAEWETQSAVIIAWPHHSGDFTNLSAVEDTYHFIATTISRFQPLVIICKDGEHHQHIQTQLGHNEKIHMVQADYNDIWLRDTVFLTMEWQHPKASVQLLNFRFNGWGKKYPHAADDALNLALFAHPIFKGHPTATLDLVLEGGSVESDGQGTVMTTKNCLLNPNRNSDLSEAAIAGQLQNYLGAKRILWVEQSNLAGDDTDAHIDTLARFCDANTIAYTACEDSEDPHFQSLKNMEAQLRTFKTANGDAYRLVALPLPKPIFDEQGQQLPANYSNFLIINGAVLVPVYDDAMDAVALERLKNCFPNHEIIATPCRPLVHQYGSLHCASMQVPAFVKLNF
- a CDS encoding carbon-nitrogen hydrolase, with the protein product MKKSIIACAVQQPCNRGRETNLAYSISQIENAARQNADLVVLPELHLDHYFCQSEDTACFDLAQPIPGPTSETLAEVAKANKVVIVSTIFEKRAPGLCHNTAVVFDKDGSVAGTFRKMHIPDDPGFYEKFYFTPGDLGFTPIETSIGKLGVLVCWDQWYPEAARLMALAGADLLIYPTAIGWNPEDEAAEKLRQLDAWITAQRAHAVANGIPVISCNRIGFEAAPDQTPGIQFWGNSFIAGPQGEILTSADENQDGLLFANLDPQRSEDVRRIWPFLRDRRIDAYADLTRRFID